A section of the Roseivirga sp. BDSF3-8 genome encodes:
- a CDS encoding iron-sulfur cluster repair di-iron protein — protein MRINDRKIHDLVGENHVYAAVLYYLGIGFYDYSEKTLGQVCEEKGLDAEAVVSRLESVGDRRDNEDLSLFTYPADLIVAYLKHTHYLFIKEKLPYLSTLIERLPEKGQLFEDLKFIFPLFVEDFIHHIYEEEDTLFSYVLMLQDAVDGNVTPGKLFQKMEDFSIQAFAIAHDVHDDEMSGIRKITGNYSTENTSDILLKVLYAELSDFEKELITHARVENEILFPKALMLEKEVKRRWDNLTRLN, from the coding sequence GTGAGAATCAATGACAGGAAAATACATGATCTGGTAGGCGAAAACCACGTATACGCAGCGGTTCTCTACTATCTAGGCATCGGCTTTTACGATTATTCGGAAAAGACGCTGGGCCAGGTATGTGAGGAGAAAGGGCTGGACGCTGAGGCTGTGGTGAGCAGGCTGGAGTCTGTTGGTGATCGCAGGGATAATGAGGACCTGTCATTATTTACGTACCCTGCGGATCTGATCGTAGCTTACCTTAAGCACACTCATTACCTGTTCATTAAAGAGAAACTACCTTATCTTTCCACTCTCATAGAGCGCCTGCCGGAAAAGGGTCAGCTTTTTGAAGATCTCAAATTCATCTTCCCATTATTCGTAGAGGACTTTATCCATCATATTTATGAAGAGGAAGATACGCTCTTCTCTTATGTGTTGATGCTTCAGGATGCGGTAGACGGCAACGTTACGCCTGGAAAGCTTTTCCAGAAGATGGAGGACTTTTCCATACAGGCTTTTGCGATAGCTCATGATGTGCATGATGATGAGATGAGTGGTATCCGGAAGATTACGGGCAACTATTCTACTGAGAACACATCAGACATATTATTAAAGGTGCTATACGCGGAACTAAGTGACTTTGAGAAAGAACTGATCACACACGCCCGTGTAGAAAATGAAATACTGTTCCCTAAAGCGCTTATGCTTGAAAAAGAGGTAAAGCGTCGCTGGGACAATCTTACCCGACTGAATTAG
- a CDS encoding amidohydrolase: protein MQDLKISLIQTPLHWHNTEANLNTLEEKIWQIEDKADLIILPEMFNSGFTMKAEEVAEVMNLTSFRWMKQMAAQSGAVVTGSVVIRDGEGFFNRLIWMRPDGSFETYDKRHLFRMADEHHTYTAGKKRLVCELKGWKICPMICYDLRFPVWSRNLSDREGKMAFDLLLYVANWPAPRVGAWDILLKARAVENLCYTAGVNRIGEDGNGVPYSGHSGVYDPKGETVIFMEDREDVATVTLSGSELQRYRDKFPAYLDADDFTLSI from the coding sequence ATGCAGGATCTGAAAATAAGCCTTATTCAAACGCCTCTGCACTGGCATAATACGGAGGCCAACCTGAACACGCTGGAGGAAAAAATCTGGCAGATAGAGGACAAGGCGGACCTCATCATCTTACCGGAGATGTTCAACAGCGGCTTTACCATGAAGGCGGAAGAAGTGGCAGAGGTAATGAACCTCACCAGCTTTCGCTGGATGAAGCAGATGGCTGCTCAGTCCGGGGCGGTGGTGACAGGCTCTGTAGTGATCCGGGATGGGGAAGGTTTTTTTAACCGCCTGATATGGATGCGGCCTGACGGAAGCTTCGAAACGTATGATAAGCGCCACCTGTTCCGTATGGCGGATGAGCACCACACGTATACGGCAGGGAAGAAGCGGCTGGTGTGTGAGCTGAAGGGCTGGAAGATATGCCCTATGATCTGCTATGACCTGCGCTTTCCGGTATGGAGCCGTAACTTATCTGATCGGGAGGGGAAAATGGCATTTGACCTGCTGCTATATGTAGCTAACTGGCCTGCGCCCCGGGTGGGGGCATGGGACATTCTGCTAAAAGCCCGTGCGGTGGAAAACCTGTGCTACACGGCGGGTGTGAACCGTATTGGTGAAGACGGCAACGGGGTGCCCTACTCTGGCCATTCCGGTGTGTATGACCCTAAGGGGGAAACGGTGATCTTTATGGAGGACAGGGAGGATGTGGCTACGGTAACCCTAAGTGGCAGCGAGCTGCAACGGTACCGGGACAAGTTCCCTGCTTACCTGGATGCTGACGATTTTACTTTATCTATCTGA
- a CDS encoding homogentisate 1,2-dioxygenase: protein MAYYHTLGKIPHKRHTQFRKPDGSLYAEELVSSKGFSGIYSILYHEHPPTKVKEVRKPVPLKTEIAHEYGLLQTHLNTSGLKSTGGDFLESRKTLLMNNDVSMAICIPTERSMDYYYKNGEADECLFIHDGGGWLYSQFGKLRMEKGDYVVIPRTTIYRVEWDKGPIRILVIESSGPIETPRRYRNELGQLLEHSPFCERDLRPPGELVKEEEKGEYLLKIKKGGYLHQYVYEYSPLNVVGWDGYLYPYCFSIHDFEPITGRIHQPPPVHQTFQAEGYVICSFVPRLFDYHPESIPAPYNHSNIDSDEVLYYAEGNFMSRKGIDRGSFTLHPGGLPHGPHPGTVEKSIGAKETEEYAVMLDTFRPLYLTKEALEFVDEKYPASWNE from the coding sequence ATGGCATACTACCATACCCTGGGAAAGATCCCTCACAAACGACATACCCAATTCAGAAAGCCCGACGGCTCTTTGTACGCCGAAGAGCTTGTTAGCTCCAAAGGCTTCAGCGGCATCTACTCCATTCTATACCATGAGCATCCTCCTACCAAAGTAAAAGAGGTAAGGAAGCCCGTGCCTCTGAAAACAGAGATTGCGCATGAGTACGGCCTCCTGCAAACACACCTGAATACAAGCGGACTAAAAAGTACAGGCGGGGACTTTCTCGAAAGCAGAAAAACCCTGCTGATGAATAACGACGTGTCCATGGCTATCTGCATACCCACAGAACGCAGCATGGACTATTACTACAAGAATGGCGAGGCAGATGAGTGCCTGTTTATTCATGACGGCGGAGGGTGGCTCTACAGCCAGTTCGGCAAACTGCGTATGGAAAAGGGCGATTACGTAGTCATTCCCCGTACCACCATCTACCGTGTAGAGTGGGATAAAGGTCCCATACGTATACTCGTCATCGAGTCCAGCGGCCCCATAGAGACCCCCAGGCGCTACCGCAATGAGCTGGGTCAGTTGCTGGAGCATAGCCCCTTTTGCGAGCGCGACCTGCGCCCCCCCGGCGAACTGGTAAAAGAAGAAGAAAAAGGCGAGTACCTGCTGAAGATCAAAAAAGGCGGTTATCTCCACCAGTATGTATATGAGTATAGTCCACTCAACGTCGTAGGCTGGGACGGCTACCTCTATCCCTACTGCTTCTCCATCCATGATTTTGAGCCCATTACAGGCCGCATACACCAGCCACCGCCGGTGCACCAGACATTTCAGGCAGAGGGCTATGTGATATGCTCATTCGTACCCAGGCTATTTGACTACCACCCAGAGTCCATTCCCGCCCCGTATAATCACAGCAACATAGACTCAGACGAGGTCTTGTACTATGCCGAAGGTAATTTCATGAGCCGTAAAGGAATAGACCGCGGTAGCTTTACCCTGCATCCCGGCGGACTACCCCATGGGCCCCATCCCGGTACAGTAGAAAAGAGCATCGGTGCTAAAGAAACTGAAGAGTACGCCGTTATGCTTGATACATTCAGGCCACTGTACTTAACCAAAGAAGCACTGGAGTTTGTAGATGAAAAGTATCCGGCCAGCTGGAACGAGTAA
- the def gene encoding peptide deformylase, with protein sequence MIYPIVLYGDPVLRKKGENLEKDEIDVKQLAEDMFETMYQANGVGLAAPQIGKSIRMFVVDGDPMEEPETEQFKRVFINPEILEEEGDEWGFDEGCLSIPGVREEVFRTERIRIRYFDENWEEHEETLEGVAARIVQHEYDHIEGVLFTDHLAPLKKRLLKSKLTNISKGKVDAEYRVRVPQAKR encoded by the coding sequence ATGATCTATCCTATCGTACTGTACGGCGACCCTGTGCTGAGAAAAAAAGGGGAAAACCTGGAGAAGGACGAAATCGATGTAAAACAACTGGCTGAAGACATGTTTGAAACCATGTACCAGGCCAATGGTGTAGGGCTGGCAGCTCCCCAGATAGGCAAAAGCATTCGCATGTTTGTGGTGGACGGTGACCCTATGGAGGAGCCGGAGACTGAGCAGTTCAAGCGGGTATTTATTAATCCTGAGATACTGGAAGAGGAGGGCGATGAATGGGGCTTTGACGAAGGCTGCCTGAGTATTCCGGGCGTGCGGGAAGAGGTGTTTCGCACGGAGCGCATCCGCATCCGCTATTTTGATGAGAACTGGGAGGAGCATGAGGAGACGCTTGAGGGTGTGGCGGCACGAATCGTGCAGCATGAGTATGACCATATAGAGGGGGTGCTATTTACTGACCACCTAGCTCCATTGAAAAAGCGCCTGCTTAAAAGTAAGCTAACTAATATAAGCAAGGGTAAGGTAGACGCAGAATACCGCGTGAGAGTACCCCAGGCAAAACGATAA
- a CDS encoding T9SS type A sorting domain-containing protein produces the protein MKVFLPMRSCVLLFSMLLSLSFYTAHGQQPLFGYDTTPRFLNTEGRALRHGLSGGLNAPQYSTIDLNADGIQDLVLFDRTADRLLTFLRSGDQWQYAPQYEHLFPADLRYWVLLRDMNCDGRKDLVTSAGFGIDVYLNIPQASGSITWEKQETLRTETQSGDFVIPATSADLPAIDDIDGDGDPDILVFDFSTGTTINYNRNLSVETSGNCGSLRFRRETREWGGVRECTCGVLAFEQACAPSDGRQGARLQHAGGKSLTTADFDGDGDKDLMLGDETCQVFYYLENVGTTATARFDSFTTTFPRDTPARPGFYPSGYVEDLDGDGVKELIVSSGLPRRIEVNAAYRQSNWLYSIQGEELSLQTKEFLQGEMVDLGEQATIMLADVDGDGDQDLLAASYGTMHDGAFVSTVSLFQNNTEAGGTTYRLIDDDYLGFSSLGVRNLKIASGRVNDDGLADLVFMASDTTGFVTKLYYVPATESNFSFDLALARELSAEAGFNTTFALEDVDSDGLDDLIVGRQFGSVAYYRNTGGAFQLQADPFLNIDDDATRSRPHMAFADFNGDGARDMIVADFSGHLTYYSDYRNYTPSSISALPVAEPAEAGEVRLVRTDNRSWLAGDNSADLPGLMVATARGGFTRLQNRLESSEPGSSGPLTVQAFPNPARAGFIRIRASQTCIIDIMDAAGREVLGDYQVSANDINLLPVNLLPDGLYFVRARTNEEVAIEKFLKYE, from the coding sequence ATGAAAGTTTTTTTGCCTATGCGTAGTTGTGTCCTTCTTTTCAGTATGCTGCTTAGCCTGTCATTTTATACAGCTCACGGCCAGCAACCCCTGTTTGGGTACGACACCACTCCCCGCTTTCTCAATACGGAAGGACGGGCTCTCCGGCACGGGCTATCCGGTGGACTCAATGCCCCCCAGTACAGCACCATCGATCTTAATGCAGATGGCATTCAGGACCTGGTCCTCTTTGACCGCACCGCAGACAGACTGCTCACTTTTCTGCGTAGCGGAGACCAGTGGCAGTACGCTCCGCAGTATGAGCACCTCTTCCCTGCAGACCTGCGCTACTGGGTCCTCCTCAGAGATATGAATTGTGATGGCCGTAAAGACCTTGTCACAAGTGCCGGCTTTGGTATTGATGTTTACCTCAATATACCACAGGCTAGTGGTAGCATCACCTGGGAGAAGCAGGAAACCCTGAGGACAGAAACTCAGAGCGGTGACTTTGTCATACCTGCCACCAGCGCAGACCTGCCGGCTATAGATGATATTGATGGGGATGGTGACCCCGACATCCTCGTGTTTGATTTTAGCACAGGCACTACCATCAACTATAACCGTAACCTGAGTGTAGAAACAAGCGGAAATTGCGGTAGCCTACGTTTCCGGCGTGAAACCCGTGAGTGGGGAGGCGTTCGTGAATGTACCTGTGGTGTGCTGGCATTTGAGCAGGCATGTGCTCCCTCCGATGGGAGACAGGGAGCCAGGCTGCAGCACGCCGGGGGCAAATCGCTGACTACCGCAGATTTTGACGGTGACGGCGACAAAGACCTCATGCTTGGCGACGAAACCTGCCAGGTATTTTACTACCTGGAAAATGTGGGTACCACAGCCACCGCCCGCTTCGATAGCTTTACCACCACATTCCCACGGGACACACCGGCCAGGCCCGGCTTTTACCCCTCAGGCTACGTGGAAGATCTGGACGGTGATGGAGTAAAAGAATTAATCGTGTCCTCCGGCCTTCCACGCCGGATAGAAGTAAATGCAGCCTATCGCCAGAGCAACTGGCTGTACAGTATACAAGGAGAGGAACTCAGCCTCCAAACCAAAGAGTTTTTGCAGGGAGAGATGGTCGACCTCGGCGAACAAGCCACCATTATGCTCGCAGACGTAGATGGCGATGGTGACCAGGACCTTTTGGCAGCAAGCTACGGTACTATGCACGACGGAGCCTTTGTCTCCACCGTTTCCCTTTTCCAAAATAATACTGAAGCAGGGGGGACTACTTACCGGCTCATTGATGATGACTACCTGGGCTTTTCCTCGCTGGGCGTTCGAAACCTTAAAATTGCCAGTGGGAGGGTGAATGACGATGGGCTGGCCGACCTGGTATTTATGGCCAGTGACACCACCGGCTTTGTTACCAAATTATACTACGTACCTGCCACTGAGAGCAACTTCTCATTTGACCTCGCCCTGGCAAGAGAGCTTAGCGCAGAGGCGGGCTTTAATACCACCTTTGCACTTGAAGATGTGGACAGTGATGGCCTGGATGACCTTATCGTAGGCAGGCAGTTTGGCAGTGTTGCTTATTACCGTAATACCGGAGGCGCTTTTCAGCTTCAGGCTGATCCCTTCCTGAACATAGATGACGACGCCACCCGCTCAAGGCCCCACATGGCCTTTGCCGATTTTAACGGCGATGGGGCGCGGGACATGATCGTCGCCGACTTCAGTGGGCACCTCACGTACTATAGTGATTACCGCAATTATACTCCCTCCTCCATCTCAGCATTACCTGTAGCAGAGCCAGCCGAAGCGGGAGAAGTACGCCTCGTCCGTACAGATAACCGTAGCTGGCTTGCAGGAGACAATTCAGCGGACCTGCCAGGCCTGATGGTAGCAACCGCACGCGGAGGGTTCACCCGCCTCCAAAACCGTCTTGAAAGCAGCGAGCCGGGATCGTCCGGTCCACTGACCGTACAGGCCTTTCCCAATCCTGCCCGTGCCGGTTTCATTCGTATCAGAGCCAGCCAGACCTGCATCATAGACATTATGGATGCCGCCGGGCGTGAAGTACTGGGCGACTATCAGGTGTCGGCCAATGATATAAACCTGCTGCCGGTAAACCTCCTGCCCGATGGCCTGTACTTTGTGCGCGCCAGAACCAATGAAGAAGTCGCCATAGAGAAGTTTCTGAAATATGAGTAA
- the murF gene encoding UDP-N-acetylmuramoyl-tripeptide--D-alanyl-D-alanine ligase codes for MMETLYTHFLNSTGVSTDTRQIREGNLFFALKGPNFNANVFAGDALDKGAALAVIDDEAYAKDSRYLVVDDVLGTLQGLARHHRRQLEVPVIGLTGSNGKTTTKELIREVLKAKYVVYATEGNLNNHIGVPLTLLRVPKGTEIVVVEMGANKVGDIRELCEIAEPTHGLITNIGRAHLEGFGGIEGVLRGKTELFDFLLKNKGQVFINTQDEKLKHMVKRFQDKQALTYPGEEDYYHCSLSGEAPYIKIRTEGGLEVETNLIGSYNFGNVAVALCLGKYFEVPEKDAAENLGAYIPSMNRSQIVTRGKSRIIMDAYNANPDSMRAALTNLSAMPGDRKGAILADMFELGPESEDRHREIGEMLKLLGIEEVMLCGEAMAAAAEEVPGAHYFKTREGLADFLKTHTFDNVTLLVKGSRGMKLESITEHINAR; via the coding sequence ATGATGGAAACGCTCTATACCCATTTTTTGAATAGCACAGGTGTCAGTACGGACACCCGCCAGATCCGGGAAGGCAACTTATTCTTTGCTCTGAAGGGTCCTAACTTTAACGCCAATGTCTTTGCCGGGGATGCCCTGGACAAGGGGGCTGCCCTGGCGGTAATTGATGACGAAGCTTATGCCAAAGATAGCAGATATCTGGTAGTGGACGATGTACTGGGAACTTTACAGGGGCTGGCCCGCCACCACCGCCGCCAACTTGAGGTACCGGTGATAGGCCTGACGGGTAGTAATGGTAAGACGACCACAAAGGAACTGATAAGGGAGGTGCTGAAGGCGAAATATGTTGTGTATGCTACGGAGGGCAACCTGAATAATCATATAGGGGTGCCTTTGACGCTGCTGAGGGTGCCGAAGGGAACGGAAATAGTGGTGGTGGAAATGGGGGCGAATAAGGTGGGTGACATCCGTGAGCTATGTGAAATAGCTGAGCCTACACATGGTCTGATAACGAATATTGGGCGGGCTCACCTGGAGGGCTTTGGTGGCATAGAGGGGGTACTGCGGGGCAAAACTGAGCTTTTTGATTTTTTACTGAAAAATAAGGGGCAGGTATTCATTAATACGCAGGATGAAAAGCTGAAGCATATGGTCAAGCGCTTTCAGGATAAGCAGGCCCTAACCTACCCGGGAGAGGAAGACTATTACCACTGTAGCCTGAGCGGCGAAGCTCCTTATATAAAGATACGTACTGAAGGGGGACTTGAGGTTGAAACGAACCTTATCGGCTCTTATAATTTTGGTAATGTGGCGGTGGCTCTTTGCCTGGGTAAATATTTTGAGGTACCTGAAAAGGATGCGGCGGAAAACCTGGGAGCCTACATCCCTTCTATGAATCGCTCACAGATAGTGACGAGGGGTAAGAGCCGGATCATTATGGATGCCTATAATGCTAACCCCGACTCTATGAGGGCGGCCCTGACGAATCTGTCGGCCATGCCGGGCGACAGGAAGGGGGCTATCCTGGCGGACATGTTTGAGCTGGGGCCGGAAAGTGAGGATAGACACCGTGAAATAGGGGAAATGTTGAAACTCCTGGGAATAGAAGAGGTTATGCTATGCGGTGAGGCTATGGCGGCTGCGGCTGAGGAGGTGCCGGGTGCGCACTATTTCAAGACGCGTGAAGGGCTGGCGGATTTTCTGAAGACGCACACCTTTGATAATGTGACTTTACTGGTCAAAGGCAGCCGCGGCATGAAGCTTGAATCCATTACTGAACACATAAATGCCCGATAA
- a CDS encoding S41 family peptidase — MGKNSSSLYIKLPVIIALAICVGIIIGSNFADTAVPGGGNTNNYMKLRQVLTAIERDYVDETESDELVEAAINSVLEKLDPHSVYINAEDLELTKSQLEGEFEGIGIEFNLVEDTIFVVATLPGGPSEKVGILPGDKIVTVEDDTIAGAGLSTADIITLLRGPKGSEVLVGVKRKGKDHLLPFTISRDKIPQYSVDVSYMIDDETGYIKVSRFAATTYDEFREALEKLKDKGMKNLMIDLQDNPGGYLDRAVDMIDELLEDEAMIVYTDGKGDRYDSEYRATDEGIFENGPVVVLINEYSASASEIMAGALQDNDRALVVGRRSFGKGLVQSSVPLNDGSQLRLTISRFYTPSGRSIQKSYEEGLEDYNKDFTRRLEGGELFSADSIQFADSLAFETRSGRTVYGGGGIMPDYFVPLDTLEWSDYYSELLYSNAIREYALDYLEKNRDDLEAMSFKEYFRSFEVNASMLDALVNAGEAREVAFDSTGFARSKDLIQISLKATIARNIWGDEGYYPILNQANDTYVRGLKLFKEAGELASVK, encoded by the coding sequence GTGGGAAAAAATTCAAGCAGCTTATACATTAAACTGCCCGTCATCATAGCGCTGGCAATATGTGTAGGCATTATCATAGGGTCCAATTTTGCGGATACAGCCGTTCCCGGTGGCGGCAACACCAATAATTATATGAAGCTCAGGCAGGTGCTCACGGCTATTGAGCGTGACTACGTTGATGAGACTGAGTCAGATGAATTAGTAGAGGCCGCTATTAACAGCGTGCTGGAAAAGCTCGATCCTCACAGCGTTTACATCAACGCAGAAGACCTTGAACTTACCAAAAGCCAGCTCGAAGGCGAGTTTGAAGGAATCGGCATAGAGTTTAACCTGGTAGAAGATACCATTTTTGTCGTAGCCACACTGCCCGGTGGCCCTTCAGAGAAGGTCGGTATACTGCCCGGAGACAAGATCGTAACCGTGGAGGATGATACAATAGCCGGTGCCGGGCTCAGCACCGCCGACATCATTACCCTGCTGCGTGGTCCAAAAGGCTCCGAAGTGCTGGTAGGCGTAAAGAGGAAAGGTAAGGACCACCTCCTGCCTTTTACCATTAGCCGTGACAAAATTCCCCAGTATTCAGTGGATGTATCCTATATGATTGACGATGAGACCGGATACATCAAAGTGAGCCGTTTTGCCGCCACTACCTATGACGAATTCAGGGAAGCCCTCGAAAAGCTCAAAGACAAAGGCATGAAAAACCTGATGATAGACCTCCAGGATAATCCCGGCGGCTATCTCGATCGTGCCGTAGACATGATAGATGAGCTGCTGGAAGACGAGGCCATGATCGTATATACCGATGGAAAAGGCGACCGCTATGACAGCGAGTACCGTGCTACTGATGAAGGTATTTTTGAAAATGGCCCCGTGGTGGTGCTTATCAATGAATACAGCGCCAGCGCCTCAGAGATCATGGCGGGTGCCCTGCAGGATAATGACCGTGCCCTGGTCGTAGGGCGCCGATCATTTGGTAAAGGACTGGTGCAGAGTTCTGTACCACTGAACGACGGCAGCCAGCTACGCCTTACCATCTCCCGCTTTTATACCCCAAGCGGCCGCTCCATACAGAAGAGCTACGAAGAGGGACTTGAAGACTACAATAAAGATTTTACCCGCCGCTTAGAAGGCGGTGAGCTCTTCAGTGCTGACAGCATACAGTTTGCCGACTCGCTGGCCTTTGAGACACGCTCCGGCCGTACCGTATACGGCGGTGGAGGCATCATGCCAGATTATTTTGTGCCATTGGATACCCTCGAGTGGTCAGACTACTACTCAGAATTGCTCTACTCCAACGCCATCAGAGAGTATGCCCTCGACTATCTTGAAAAAAACCGGGACGATTTAGAAGCTATGTCGTTTAAAGAATACTTCCGTTCATTCGAAGTAAATGCTTCTATGCTCGACGCTCTGGTCAATGCCGGCGAGGCAAGGGAAGTGGCTTTTGACAGCACCGGATTTGCAAGATCAAAGGATTTGATCCAAATTTCGCTCAAAGCCACTATCGCCAGGAATATCTGGGGGGATGAAGGTTACTATCCCATACTAAACCAGGCAAATGACACCTATGTGCGTGGGCTGAAATTGTTTAAAGAAGCTGGTGAACTGGCCAGTGTAAAGTAA
- a CDS encoding DUF2461 domain-containing protein has translation MNTALILDFLSELEKNNSKEWMDANREWYEEAREEFKKLVGYLLEEMASFDEGLRTVTPKESIFRINRDIRFSKDKRPYKNNFGAFMAEGGRKTPGAGYYLHMQAGNESFAGGGIYMPPSPLLAKIRQEVDYNAGELKRIVEEPEFRSTFGAIKGEKLKTAPKGYPKDHPNIDLLRLKSFVVTKGLSDEELRSQNIHEYLVGIFRTQRAFNDYLNVAIS, from the coding sequence ATGAATACTGCGCTGATACTGGACTTTTTGTCTGAACTGGAAAAAAATAATTCAAAGGAATGGATGGACGCTAACCGGGAGTGGTATGAAGAGGCCCGGGAGGAGTTTAAAAAACTGGTGGGGTATCTGCTGGAGGAAATGGCCTCTTTTGATGAGGGGCTGCGGACGGTAACGCCGAAGGAAAGTATATTCCGGATAAACAGGGACATACGCTTTAGTAAGGACAAACGACCTTACAAAAATAACTTCGGGGCTTTTATGGCTGAGGGTGGCCGTAAAACGCCGGGAGCGGGGTATTATCTACACATGCAGGCGGGCAATGAAAGCTTTGCGGGGGGTGGTATATATATGCCTCCGTCTCCTCTGCTGGCTAAGATCCGGCAAGAGGTGGACTACAATGCGGGTGAGCTGAAGAGGATTGTGGAGGAGCCGGAGTTTCGCAGTACGTTTGGCGCTATCAAAGGTGAGAAATTAAAGACGGCGCCTAAGGGGTACCCTAAGGATCACCCTAATATTGACTTGCTAAGGCTAAAGAGCTTTGTGGTGACGAAGGGGCTATCTGATGAGGAGCTGCGCTCACAAAATATTCACGAATACCTGGTGGGTATTTTTCGTACGCAGCGTGCGTTTAATGACTACCTGAATGTAGCGATAAGTTGA
- the ruvX gene encoding Holliday junction resolvase RuvX yields MGRILAIDYGSKRVGLAVTDPLKIIASPLETVHSKDIIAYLLQYDSREDVEAIVVGMPINTDGSPTNATAMVENFVKHLKKKFPGKPIHLEDERYTSKMALDAMIAGGMKKKDRREKGNIDKVSATIILQSFLESRGI; encoded by the coding sequence ATGGGCAGAATTCTCGCCATTGATTATGGCAGTAAACGTGTAGGACTGGCTGTTACTGATCCGCTCAAGATCATTGCCTCGCCCCTGGAGACGGTTCACTCAAAAGATATAATCGCGTACCTGTTACAGTATGACAGCAGGGAGGACGTGGAGGCGATCGTGGTAGGCATGCCCATAAATACTGACGGAAGCCCTACTAACGCCACTGCTATGGTGGAGAATTTTGTTAAACACCTGAAAAAGAAGTTTCCCGGAAAACCGATCCACCTGGAAGACGAAAGGTATACTTCTAAAATGGCGCTGGATGCAATGATAGCAGGAGGCATGAAGAAGAAGGACCGCCGGGAGAAGGGAAATATTGATAAAGTGAGCGCAACTATTATTTTGCAATCTTTTCTGGAAAGTAGAGGAATATGA
- a CDS encoding methionine aminotransferase, translated as MNSPDLKSKLPDIGTSIFSVMSAMAQKHEAINLSQGFPDFEVSPELIDRVAHYMKTGHNQYAPMPGVPALLDAISQKISVYLSVATNPSEEITVTAGATEALYAAISAFVRPGDEVIVLEPAYDSYGPAIRLQGGRPVYVSLRSDTFRPDWEAIERACTDRTAMMVINTPHNPTGSVWEPEDILRLEKLAERHNLIILSDEVYEHIVFDGKKQVSVLNSPSLRARSVAVFSFGKTFHATGWKVGYAVAPPALTRELRKMHQYLTFAVNRPVQHALADYLQEPANYMHVSDMYEEKRNYFAEKMKATSFKPMPCQGTYFAVYSYEGLSDKPEREMAEWLTKEIGVATIPLSPFFHDNKNSHMLRFCFAKTEQTLAQAAERLCRI; from the coding sequence ATGAACTCACCCGACCTGAAAAGTAAACTTCCCGATATAGGTACTAGCATTTTTTCTGTCATGTCTGCCATGGCGCAGAAGCATGAGGCGATCAACCTGAGCCAGGGCTTTCCCGACTTTGAGGTAAGCCCAGAACTGATAGACCGGGTGGCCCACTACATGAAAACGGGCCACAATCAGTACGCTCCCATGCCGGGAGTGCCTGCCTTACTGGATGCTATTTCGCAAAAGATCAGTGTGTATCTCAGTGTAGCCACTAATCCTTCAGAGGAAATAACGGTGACAGCGGGAGCCACGGAAGCATTGTATGCGGCCATCAGTGCCTTTGTGAGGCCGGGAGACGAGGTCATCGTGCTGGAACCGGCGTATGACAGCTACGGGCCTGCGATAAGGCTGCAGGGGGGCAGGCCGGTGTATGTATCTCTCAGGTCGGATACGTTCCGGCCGGACTGGGAGGCGATAGAACGGGCATGTACGGACAGGACGGCTATGATGGTGATCAACACGCCCCACAATCCTACGGGGAGCGTGTGGGAACCGGAAGACATCCTGCGGCTGGAAAAGCTGGCTGAGAGACATAACCTGATCATACTGAGCGACGAGGTATACGAGCACATTGTGTTTGATGGCAAAAAGCAGGTAAGCGTACTAAACTCTCCTTCTCTGCGCGCACGAAGCGTAGCGGTGTTCAGCTTCGGGAAAACGTTCCATGCCACTGGCTGGAAGGTGGGCTATGCGGTGGCCCCTCCTGCCCTGACGCGTGAGTTGCGGAAGATGCACCAGTACCTTACGTTTGCCGTGAACCGGCCAGTGCAGCATGCCCTTGCTGACTACCTGCAGGAGCCTGCAAACTACATGCATGTAAGCGACATGTACGAGGAGAAACGAAATTACTTTGCAGAGAAGATGAAGGCTACCAGCTTTAAGCCCATGCCCTGTCAGGGAACTTACTTTGCGGTATACAGCTACGAGGGGCTTTCTGACAAGCCTGAGCGAGAGATGGCCGAGTGGCTTACTAAGGAAATAGGGGTGGCGACTATTCCTCTCAGCCCGTTTTTTCATGACAACAAGAACAGCCATATGCTTCGCTTTTGCTTTGCCAAAACGGAGCAGACCCTGGCACAAGCAGCAGAAAGACTATGCAGGATCTGA